GCCCTTCGTTATTTTCAGCGATCATATCAAGCATGTTTCTTTCTCTTACCGGATCAAAACGTTTTTGGCCGCTTTTGCTTTTCACCTGACCTATATCCTGAACAAGACGAGCACGCTCGTTTATTAGATCTAATAGTTTCATATTTACATCGTCTAGCTGTTCTCTTAAAGCATCCAATTGTTCATTACTCATTTTCTCCACTCCTTAAGCTTAGTTTCCATTTTTTCTGTTATGTGTTACATTTCTTAGTGATTAGGGACTATTATATACGAAGAATCACTAGATGTCATCCCTTTTCACTTTATTAATTAAACGCTTTTAAGTGCTAAAGTAAAAATAGTTAGTATACCAACAGTTTTGCTGCTTTAGATATTTTATTTTTTTTTTGGAGGGCGATCCATTTTATGAAGGCTGGCGGTGAAAAATTATTCGCGTTGGATATCGGCACCCGTTCGATAACTGGTTTGATTTTAAAGCAGACAGATAAAGGCTATGAATTACTTGACATCGAAACGCGAGAACATAGAGAACGTTCTATGATGGGCGGACAAATACATAATATCGTTGCTGTTGCTAGTGTTATACAAGAAGTAAAAGAAAGCCTCGCAGAAAGACATGGAAAGCTGCAAAAAGTATGTGCCCCTGCAGCCGGCCGGTAATTAAAAACACAGCGAGCAAAAATGGAGATATTGCTTCACAAGCATCAATGGCAGAAAAAGAAATTGTTCCGCTTGAGCTCGGTGCAGTCCAAAAAGCACAACATATTCTAGCTTCTGAAACCCCGGAAGGTCAAAGCTTTCATTATCATTATGTTGGTTATTCATCGTCGCTTACTATCTAGATGACGAGGAAATCGGAAGCTTAATTGATCAGTCAGGGGAAACAGCTTCTGTCGATGTTATTGCAACGTTTCTGCCTAAAGTAGTAGTTGAATCACTATTAAATGCGCTGCAAAGAGCCGATCTTGTACTAGAAGCCTTAACGCTTGAGCCAATAGCTGCGATTAATGTATTGATCCCTCCTTCCATGAGAAGGCTTAATATTGCCTTAGTCGACATAGGTGCAGGCACTTCTGACATTGCCATTACCGATTTAGGCACTGTTACTGCTTATGGGATGGTTCCTGTTGCAGGAGTTGAAGTTACCGAGTCATTAAGTGATCATTTCCTGCTTGACTTTCCCGATGCGGAAATAGTTAAAAAAGAATTAACCACAGAAAAAGAAATTAACATTATCGATATTTTGGGGATGGAAACAACGAATTCTTATGAAGAAGTTTTGCAGCCTAACGCTAAATGGAAAGCCTCCCAAGGCAGTTATGCTTGTTAGGGGCGGCAGCATGACTCCAGAAATTGTTCAACATTTCAGCGAAGCTCTAGGCCTTCCTGAAAACCGTGTCGCTGTTAAAGGAATTGATGCTATTAAAAACCTTTTCTACCACCAAACGAAGCCTGGTCCAGAGCTTGTTACACCTGTGGGAATAGCAATAGCAGCCAAAGAACATCCAGTAGAATACATCCCTGTTAAAGTAAATGAAAAATCTTTAAGATTATTTGACGTTAAAACCTTATCGATTGGAGATGCCATATTAACATCAGGTCTTTCAATTCCAAAATTGCACGGTAAACCTGGGGCTGCCACGGTCGTTACATTAAACAATCAACTAGTCACTGTCCCTGGGACTCGCGGTGAACCACTGGTTTTATTAAAAAATGGAAAAGCAGCTGATTTTAATGACAGTATCTCCTCTAATGATGAAATTATGGCAGAAAAAGGAACAGACGGGGCACCAGTAAACGCAACATTTAAAGAGATGTAGATATAAGCAAGACACCGTTTCAGCAATAGACATTATTAAAAGATGGAGAACCTGCTGCTTTTTCCGACGAACTCGCAGGCGGAGAGCATGTTGAACTTAAACTTGTTTATGCATAAATGAACACTGTGATAAAGGAAATGCAGCTACACTCTAAAGGGACACCTCGGTGCAGCAGAAAAATGAAAATAGGTATCCGTCATTAAAAAATATAATTTCTGGATAATAAGAAAAGCGCAAGCTCCCTTGTCAGCCGACAGGTAAGTGTTCTACAGGCAATAAAGGTGATCTTACTTCCACAGGATGTGCTGACTTTTGTGTTGCGAGCACGATGTTCGCGATCCTAGCAAAAGTTCCTTAAACCGTCTTGGGCCTCCGAGATGCTGAGCGCTGAAGCTAGACATCAAAGCGCAAAATTTTATACTTTCCTATCTAATTAGAAAAACTCAGTTTACCGCCAAGTCGACATGGCAGAAGTCGTAGTTTTGCTTATACTTAAACATTCCTTAAGTACAAAATATTCCGCAGACGTGAATATCTGCGGAATTTTTATTATTTTTCTTATCGGTTGGCTTGCTGCTCTACGGATGTTTGCAATTCTGTGACGTCCTCTTTCACACTTTCAGACATTTCTTCTTCAGCTTCATCTAAATCATTTGAAAGCTCATCAGCTAACTCATCAGCCGTTTTCTCTTCGTTTCCATTTAAGGATTTCACATTAGAGGTTGCTTCTTTCACACGGTCATAGAGCTGAGTAGATTGATCCGAGACATTTCTTGCAAGATCTGAAGATTTTTCTCTAGCCAATGTAGCCCATTCTGACCCTTTTTCATACGCGTTTGTAGTAAATTCACTCGTTTTTTCACGGGCAGATTGGGCACCTTCTGTTAAATCGCCCCTTAGCTCTTTTCCTGATTTTGGAGCCAGCATTAATGCAGAACATGCTCCAATTATTCCGCCAATAAGAGTCCCTATTACAAAATCCTTCGTATTCATATCTGACATGAAACATCACCCTCCTGTAGAATAAGAATTTTCTTTTCGTTTTTCCTCTTTTTCCTGCTTTTTCGTTTGCCATTTTGCATAAAGGTCAATTGCTGCATTACCCCACTGAATGGCTTGAGCTACTTGTTCAGACTGCTGTTTAGATTGGCGGGATACTGTCTCAGACATATCACGAAAAGAGTGGTTAATAGAATCAAGCGAGTCTCCAACATTTTTAAGAGATGCAAACAAACCGTTCAATGATTCGGTTTTATGCTGTACATCTTCTGCTATAATATTGGTTTTTTGAACTAACTGTTCAGATTCTTTTGTAATTCCCTGCATTTGAGTTTCAAAGCGTTCTAGGGTTAATGATACTCTTTCCATGGTACCCGTTGCTGCTTTTAACGTTTTAATCACATAAACGGCAAGCGCTGCTATAGATAATGCTACAATAAATACACTTATGTAGATGATTTCCATTGAACGATTACACCTCCCTATTTGAGTTTACCACTTTTTCTTGATTCTGAAACGTCGATTATTTCCCCCAGCCATATCGCATCTATTTCATATATTTAGTTTTCGATAGGGAACTTCTTAAATCCTTCTTATCCGTTTAGAAAACTTGGTTGATACAGTTCATTACGCAGAAATCAGCAAACCAGAAAAGGCAGCAGCTTCCCTTTTCTATATTTCTCTAGACAGCTGCCGAGTCCTATCTGCGGAAGACGTAGTTTTACTTATACTTTGATCCTTTAACAAAGTTAAACATTCCTAAAGTGCAAAGAAAATCCGTTTCCTGCTTTTCAGATAACAGCAGAAACGGATTATTCAATGCTTTAATCGGTTTTACTTTTTTCGTATGCATCCTGAAACTTTTGTATATCGCCTGCACCCATAAATAGAAGAACTCCATTTTCATGAGAAGTGAGCTGATGAATATCTTCTTCTGAAATAATTGCAGATCCTGGAATTTTATCTTGTAAGTCTTCAATGGTAAGGGAACCTTTTTGTTCCCGAGCAGAACCAAATATATCACACAAATATACGTGATCAGCAGCTTTTAAACTTTCTGCAAACTCATCTAAAAATGTTTGCGTTCTTGAGAAAGTGTGCGGTTGAAACACAGCTACAATTTCCCGGCCGGGATACTTTTGCTGAGCTGATTCCAACGTGGCTCTTATTTCGGTAGGATGATGAGCATAATCATCTACAAGTATCTGCTGTCCAAATTTTTTCTCCGTAAACCTCCGTTTCACCCCTGGAAAGGAAGCGAGCTGTTCTTTCATTACAGAAGCTGGAACTTCTTCATAATGACAGAGTGCAATAACTCCTAAAGCATTTAACACATTGTGCCTTCCATATCCTGGAATAGTGAACGTCCCATACCGATCGCCACGGATCTGTACATCAAATGTTGTGCCGTTTTCATCGTATTGAATATTGTCTGCATTAAAATCATATTTCCCATCAATGCCATAATACATAATGGGAACGGGAGCATTCAAAGTTTGCAAATGTTCATCGTCTCCACAAGCCACAATTCCTTTTTTTACCTTTGTTGCCATTTTTTGAAACGCAGAGACAACATCATCGATATCTTTAAAGTAATCGGGGTGGTCAAAATCTATATTCGTCATGATCGCATAGTCAGGCTCATATTGAAGAAAGTGGCGTCTGTACTCACAAGCTTCAAACACAAAAAAACTGCTGTTTTCTTCACCTTTTCCCGTTCCATCTCCTATTAAGTAGGAGGTAGGTTTGTATGCACCCAAAACATGAGAAAGCAGTCCGGTGGTAGAAGTTTTTCCATGAGAACCTGCAACAGCTATAGATGTAAATTGTTCAAGAAACTGCCCTAGAAAATAAGGGTAGCGCTGTACTGGAATTCCAAGCTCTTGCGCCTCTTTAACTTCTACATTATCTTCACCATAGGCAGCTGAAGCAATTAATGTTTGATCTTTTTTTATGTTGTTTTTTTGAAAAGGATAAATAGGTATTCCTTTATTTTCCAAAGGGATCTGCGTAAAAAAACGCTTTTCCACATCGGAGCCCTGTACTGTCAAATTCATATCATGAAGGATTTGAGCAAGCGCACTCATTCCTGATCCTTTTATGCCTATAAAATGATAGGTTGTCATAATTATGGCCCTCCATCTCATCCTACTGCCCGTTTATTTAAACAGGCTCCAAACACATCGAAGTTTCCTTCTAGGTTTGTTATGTAACTGTGTTTTTTTGCGCTTTTCCTATTATATCAGAAACATTCATCCGCTCCAATAAACGAAATACAACAGCAAACAGTTTGTCATTCTTTTAATATTTCTCATCATCAGTATATGTCATAAGAGAAACTCCATTTTCTTTCATAAATCGCAGGCGCTGGTGTTCCTCTTCCTTTGCTTGAATGGTATCCCGCCAATGCAAGATTATGCTATTATCCTGAGGTAAACGCAATGGAATAACCGGGCTTATTAATCGATTTTCAAACCCGCAGCAAATAGATCGCGTTAGAAAATAAGGTGCAGATATATCCAATGATATACTTGAGTCCTTTAAAATAGTCAGCTTTTTCTTCTCATCTTTTAACCATGTTTTTGCTGTCAGCGCAGATTCTTCTTTCTTTACAAGTTGATAGGGCTCAAGTGAAGCGGTAAGCATGAGGCCGCTTAATTGGACTTTAGCAGAAGACAATTGGTCCGCTTTCTCCTTTACATACATATCGAACAGCCTTGTGCCTATAATCGTGATATAGTCAAAGACAAACCAATCTTCAAAATATTTCTTCCACGGCCAGCTTTCTATCTGCTCTATTGAACATCCTGTCTTTTTTGAAAAAAGATGTTTGGCTCTGACTTTTTCCCGTAAATTTGTGTGAT
This DNA window, taken from Alteribacillus bidgolensis, encodes the following:
- a CDS encoding cell division FtsA domain-containing protein, translating into MRRLNIALVDIGAGTSDIAITDLGTVTAYGMVPVAGVEVTESLSDHFLLDFPDAEIVKKELTTEKEINIIDILGMETTNSYEEVLQPNAKWKASQGSYAC
- a CDS encoding YtxH domain-containing protein, whose amino-acid sequence is MSDMNTKDFVIGTLIGGIIGACSALMLAPKSGKELRGDLTEGAQSAREKTSEFTTNAYEKGSEWATLAREKSSDLARNVSDQSTQLYDRVKEATSNVKSLNGNEEKTADELADELSNDLDEAEEEMSESVKEDVTELQTSVEQQANR
- a CDS encoding DUF948 domain-containing protein, which codes for MEIIYISVFIVALSIAALAVYVIKTLKAATGTMERVSLTLERFETQMQGITKESEQLVQKTNIIAEDVQHKTESLNGLFASLKNVGDSLDSINHSFRDMSETVSRQSKQQSEQVAQAIQWGNAAIDLYAKWQTKKQEKEEKRKENSYSTGG
- the murC gene encoding UDP-N-acetylmuramate--L-alanine ligase, which translates into the protein MTTYHFIGIKGSGMSALAQILHDMNLTVQGSDVEKRFFTQIPLENKGIPIYPFQKNNIKKDQTLIASAAYGEDNVEVKEAQELGIPVQRYPYFLGQFLEQFTSIAVAGSHGKTSTTGLLSHVLGAYKPTSYLIGDGTGKGEENSSFFVFEACEYRRHFLQYEPDYAIMTNIDFDHPDYFKDIDDVVSAFQKMATKVKKGIVACGDDEHLQTLNAPVPIMYYGIDGKYDFNADNIQYDENGTTFDVQIRGDRYGTFTIPGYGRHNVLNALGVIALCHYEEVPASVMKEQLASFPGVKRRFTEKKFGQQILVDDYAHHPTEIRATLESAQQKYPGREIVAVFQPHTFSRTQTFLDEFAESLKAADHVYLCDIFGSAREQKGSLTIEDLQDKIPGSAIISEEDIHQLTSHENGVLLFMGAGDIQKFQDAYEKSKTD